The DNA region ATGCTTCCAGAGCATCGTGTTTTCGTATTCCTGCATTTTCAATTTCATCAATTAGTACAATTGGTGAGTTGCTGATTATGGCCACATCTGCAACCATTAAAGCTCTTGATTGTCCTCCACTGAGAATAGTTAATTCATGTTCCTTTTTTATAGGTTCTCCAGTTAGAGTATTAGCTAATTTCACCACAGCGTTCACACATTTACTGCTGGCCCCTCGACATTTAGCATGCAAACTTAAAAAGTCCCCCACACTCATATCCGCAAGAAAATTCATATTTTGAGATAACTGGGCCACCATCTTTTTTCTGGGGTTGGTCCGATCCTCATAGCTAGGTGCCTCACCATTAACCAGAATCTTTCTCTTGGAGAAGGTATCTTCCTGGGAAAGCTGTTCAATATCACCGATAAGGGAACTTTTACCACTTCCAGTAGGTCCAACCACTCCAAATATCTCTCCCTTTCTAATTACAACTTTTTTCACTGGTTCGGGATTTCCTTGCTTGTCAAAACCCCCTAAAATAGTTATTTCTTCTATCATCCCAGATTCACCTTTCCCAATGTATCTCCCCTCAACCCCAACCGCATGGTTTCTAGTGCCGTAATTTCATCAGGGGAAATATTACCCAAATTAACATTTGCACCGAACTTCAAAATGAAGTAAACTTGCTGATTCTTTAAAGGAGCCTCCCATATTATCTTCTCGACTTGAGTACCTTCAATCAGTACTTCTAATTCATCTCCTTTAATATCTCCATGATCATCGAAAAGACCAATTCCTTTTCCACCTTCCCTGGCCTCCATGAGCACCAGGTCGGCCCCAGATTCTAAATCTTGATTGACCAGTTTCACCCGGTCATCGGCTGATAACAGGTGGTCCCGTTTAGGATCCTTTTTTCCGACTTCAGTTATCACCAAGTACCCATTTTCTTTAACAAGTGAAATGTATTTCTCCCGTTCTTCAGGTGAAATATTAATGGTTCCATCTGAAATTTCAATGGCA from Methanobacterium petrolearium includes:
- the comA gene encoding phosphosulfolactate synthase is translated as MNAFDFLAPQRNPKTGTGITMMLDKGMGPVTLIDLLELSGRYVDLAKFGWGTSAIHSREMIQEKVEIYLSYDVNPYPGGTLFEIAYSQNKVEDFLNEADKLGFGAIEISDGTINISPEEREKYISLVKENGYLVITEVGKKDPKRDHLLSADDRVKLVNQDLESGADLVLMEAREGGKGIGLFDDHGDIKGDELEVLIEGTQVEKIIWEAPLKNQQVYFILKFGANVNLGNISPDEITALETMRLGLRGDTLGKVNLG
- a CDS encoding ATP-binding cassette domain-containing protein, with the translated sequence MIEEITILGGFDKQGNPEPVKKVVIRKGEIFGVVGPTGSGKSSLIGDIEQLSQEDTFSKRKILVNGEAPSYEDRTNPRKKMVAQLSQNMNFLADMSVGDFLSLHAKCRGASSKCVNAVVKLANTLTGEPIKKEHELTILSGGQSRALMVADVAIISNSPIVLIDEIENAGIRKHDALEALAGHGKIVMVVTHDPVLALMTDKRIVMKNGGMQAVVGTTDIEKAISQKLNKIDELMLSLRDKVRNGEIIHDIEVEEIKL